One Nonomuraea angiospora DNA segment encodes these proteins:
- a CDS encoding IS110 family transposase: MQETNEPVEFVERVAAIDIGKSGVVVCVRVPSEDKPGRRRQEVREFTTLTASLLALADWLRCQSVSLVAMEATSDYRKPVYYLLEAEGFTCWLLNAKHVKNVPGRPKTDKLDAVWLAKVVERGMCRPSLVHPKPIRQLRDLTRYRRSLVRERSREKQRVEKLLEDAQIKLSSVISDVFGVSGREMLQALIDGQRDPKTLAQMARGPTRSKITVLQEALTGHFSDEHGFLCQMMTDRIDDLSARIEAVSRRIEDQIAPYAAAVAQLDEIIGVGAIAAQELIAEIGIDMSRFPTAGHLVSWAKFAPIDNNSAGKKKGGSTGKGNPWLAATLAEIVAVTSRSSTFLGERYRRLSRRRGRKRAIVALGNSVLTIVWHLLSDPDARYHDLGPDFYQSRIATQRRERDLIRQLERLTGKTVTLQPSA; this comes from the coding sequence GTGCAGGAGACGAACGAGCCGGTGGAGTTCGTGGAGCGGGTCGCCGCGATCGACATTGGCAAGAGCGGCGTGGTCGTGTGCGTGCGCGTCCCGAGCGAGGACAAGCCCGGACGGCGTCGGCAGGAGGTGCGGGAGTTCACCACGTTGACCGCCTCCCTGCTCGCGTTAGCCGATTGGCTGCGCTGCCAGAGCGTGAGCTTGGTGGCGATGGAGGCCACCTCGGACTACAGGAAGCCGGTCTACTACCTGCTGGAGGCGGAAGGCTTCACCTGCTGGCTGCTGAACGCCAAGCACGTCAAGAACGTGCCCGGCCGCCCGAAGACCGACAAACTGGATGCGGTCTGGCTGGCCAAGGTGGTCGAGCGGGGCATGTGCCGGCCCAGCTTGGTCCATCCCAAGCCGATCCGGCAGCTGCGCGATCTGACCCGCTATCGGCGCAGCTTGGTCCGCGAACGCAGCCGCGAGAAGCAGCGTGTGGAGAAGCTGCTGGAGGATGCGCAGATCAAGCTGTCCAGCGTGATCAGCGACGTGTTCGGCGTCTCCGGGCGTGAGATGTTGCAGGCGCTGATCGATGGCCAGCGCGATCCCAAGACGCTTGCGCAGATGGCACGCGGCCCGACGCGCTCCAAGATCACGGTCCTGCAGGAGGCGCTCACCGGCCACTTCAGCGACGAGCACGGCTTCCTCTGCCAGATGATGACCGACCGCATTGACGACCTGTCTGCCCGAATCGAGGCCGTCTCCCGCCGGATCGAGGACCAGATCGCTCCTTACGCCGCTGCGGTCGCCCAGCTCGATGAGATCATCGGTGTCGGTGCCATCGCCGCCCAGGAGCTCATCGCCGAAATCGGCATCGATATGAGCCGCTTTCCCACCGCCGGCCATCTGGTGTCCTGGGCCAAGTTCGCGCCCATCGACAACAACTCCGCCGGCAAGAAGAAAGGCGGCTCCACCGGCAAGGGCAATCCCTGGCTCGCCGCCACCCTGGCCGAGATCGTCGCGGTCACGTCCCGATCCAGTACTTTCTTGGGCGAGCGCTACCGGCGCCTGTCTAGACGGCGCGGTCGAAAACGGGCGATCGTCGCCCTTGGCAACTCTGTTTTGACGATCGTCTGGCATCTGCTGTCCGACCCTGACGCCCGCTACCACGACCTCGGCCCTGACTTCTATCAATCCCGTATCGCCACCCAGCGCCGCGAACGCGATCTCATTCGCCAGCTCGAACGCCTCACCGGCAAGACCGTCACCCTGCAACCATCCGCCTGA